A window of Bacteroidales bacterium genomic DNA:
GCCCTAAGAAATTATATCAACTTAAAATACCCTTTAAAGGGAATTAAAACGCGTCTTAACCGAATCAGGGCATACATTGCCCTTACCAGCATGGACTGTGACGGCATGTGTCATCACTGCCCTGAGCGATACAGATTGATTTGTTTAAATAATAAGCATTAATTATGATTTGTCCGAATACTCATAGCGACTGTGTGCATATTGACACCAGCGGAATGCATCAAATGCTAGAATGCAAGTATTGCACAAGAAATAGCATTCGAATGGATAAAGACTTTGCAGCGCCTATTGATGCCGTTATTGAAAATGAAAAGACCTCCAAAAAGGCTATTCGCAATCGCGTGGAAACTATTAAGCTAATAAAAAAGCACGGTGGCCTTTATGGTCGTGTACTTGATATTGGTGAACACAACCTTTTTACCGATGTACTCCAAGGTTATTTTGAAAAGGCCACTATAGAGAATACCTGGGGTGATCTGGACATGGGATTAAATTGTCTATTTCCTATTTATAACTATGTACATTATAACAACGTCATCGAACATCAATTTAATCCTTTACGCACCCTGCTTGATATTAAGGAAGTGTTATCCTTATCCGGAACCCTTATTCTGGGAACGCCCATTAAACCTTCCTGGATTACTTCAGCAAAATGCCACTTTCATGAAATGGATGAATACCGGTTTAAGAAGCTTATAGCCCGTGCCGGTTTTGAAATATTCGACGAAGTGCATTTCTGGCATGATATAAGCCTGAACGGGATCCGTGGTATCCTTGGATCCTTTTACACAAAGCAAGCAGTTTATTTACTAAAACATAAAATTTAAAGCTATGAAAGATAAGATTGGAAGAATACTTCGACTATTGGATGAAATTATTATCAAACAACTGAGAGCCTATATCACAGGATTTATTACTGTTGGATCAGATGATATGATAGAAACGCCATATGGTGAGATTAACAGCAATCTGGTTGAGAAAGTAATATCAGGTGCTGTGCTTATAGCGGATGAAAGGTATGAGCAAATCAATAAACATGAATTTAGTATTGAAATGGATTTGGAATTCAATTCAAATAGGCAATTACTCATAGCTGCAGATGAACTTATAACCGGAGCTGCAAGCCCTAGGAATTTTCCAAAGGATTGGGATGAGGATATTGTTGAACATATGATCGGTAAATCACATCTCGACCGGCTCATTACTGCAGGCGCTTTAATTGCCGCAGAGATTGACAGGTTAATGGCCAAAAAACAAAAATAAACGCCCTGGGCGGGCATTGTAAAACCCTTACTATTATGTCGTGGAGTATTTTATTCATTGGCAAACCTGAGAACGTTGCCAAAGCACTGGAAGATGAAAAAGACAAAATGAGCGGACCTTCAAAAGAGGAATATGTTGATGCTCTTCCTCACCTGGTAGGACTTGTTAAACAGAATTTCAGTACCAATCATCAGTCGCCCATTAAGATTTCGGCCAGTGGTTGGGGAATATCAAGCAATGATGTTTCACAAAGAACACTGAGTGTTAGCATTGAAGCCGTTCCGGGAACGCTGGTGTAAAATTATGAACAGGGCTGAAATGCCCTGTTTTTATTTGGTATGGATAAAGTAGAATTAACGTACTTACAGGAAACCGGGAAACACTGCAATGATTTGGAATGGGAAGTATCCTTTTACCGCTCAAAGGGTAAATGGATTCTTGAATGCAGTGATGAAGAAGTTTTTGAACGAATTCACAGATATTGGAGCATCGACTGCCAGAATCAGGACTTTATTACCTGGATGAGAAACAAGCTGAATGAATTATTATAAGTATATTTAATTAAATAAACCCTTAAAAATAATATTATGAAAAAAGTAATGATTTTCACTGTTTGCATTGTCCTTAGCTTTGCAATTAAGGCTCAAGACATAAGCACAATTTCAACAGGGATTCAGTGCCAAATAAATGACCTGGAAGCGTACAACGACATGTTTCATAAAGACATGTTTAGGAGCATTTATACTGAAGCCAAAGTGCTTATCGATAATGACTCAATTGTTAAGGTATTATATTCAATTGATAGTTCAGATTATTCCAAGAATAAAGTATTCGTAATTATTGATCGTAGGCTAGATGCGGTATCCAAAGCATTTCAAGTTCTTTCAAATAAGGGTGTAATTTTTATTAATAAAAAGTATTTTAATTGTGCGGATTATACCCTTGCTTTATTAACAAATAGTGGTACGTCAAATCTGAAAGCGGGATTTTCAGTTAAAAGAAAATATAATCAAAAATTACAACTGGGTGAATACGTTGTATATTGGAAAGAGAACAAATTCACCTATAAGTACATTGGATTAGAATAATTATGGGCAAGTAGCCCACATTGGGGAGTTGGAAGTAAAACCCGGTCAACTATTGACCGGGTTTTTTATACTATTTAAATCATAATTAGCTGTGAGTACTTCCATTTTCTTTTTCTGCTTTCCTGCCTTAGAATTTACCGATACATTGGCTTCAAAGGCTTTAGTATGCCATTCATTCTTTTTGGTGTATTCATCGAGAATTACTGAAGGATACGAGCTTAAAAGGAATTTCCCCTGGATCCGGGATAACAGTTTCAGTAAAGCTTCAAAGTCATCAATACTATAGCCATCATAATGACCCATGTCGCTATTAAAGTATGGCGGATCCACATAAAAGAACGATTTGTCCGAGTCTCGGCTATTAATGATATACAACGCATCAGCGCACTCAAGCTGAACTTGCTGCAATCGGATAGCAAGATCTATTGTAAAACTTTGCTTTTTATTATTTAGTCTCTTAGGCATGCTATTTCTCGATCTGTCAAATCCCCAATTGCTATCAAGCTGCCCGGCAAACCCCTGGCTGGATAATACCCATAATGCCCAAGCTCTTTTAAGTTCCGAGAACATGTCCGGATTATTATATATCACTGAGGCCTTACGATGCAGATCCCTGCTGTGAAGCGTTATTTGTATTTCCTTTTCCAGGCTTGTAAAATCATTTTGAATGACCCTATAGAAGTTAATCAATTCCCGATTTGTGTCATTTAATACTTCAACTTCACTTGGTTGCTTTGCAAAGAATATTGCTGCTCCGCCGGAAAAAGGTTCGCAGTACAAGTTGTGCTCCGGTATAATGGGCAGGATATGCCTTACCATTAATTGTTTTCCACCATAATAGGTGACAGGGGTTTTTAAATTCAGAATCTCACTCATGTGTTTTGGAATTATGTTTGTATTTTTGTTGTCTCTCACAAATAAAAGGTGCCATAACACCAAAGGCATAGGCCTCTGTCGTGGTGTTATGGCACCTTTAATTATACAGCGTGTGAGAGCGGTGTATATAAGACAGGGGTTCTTTATTTCCCTGGCTTTCTAATGGTATAGGCTATATTTGCATCAGGACGATCGTCACCGGTTAAAGACTGGTATTGCGGAATGGCAGATTCATCGAAATACATCAAACCAAAAGTGATCCGGTATTCAAAGATATCATCATAACTAACCTTCCGTTGCGTTTCCTTCAGGATCCCGCCAAAGTTGGTGCCTGATGTTCCTACCAACGCTTTCGTAATTTTATTCAAGAGCGCATACCGGGTAGCATCTTTCTTACGAACCGCCAGGCGAACGGTAACTTCAGTATCGGCCATGCCTAAGTTTTCACCAGCTGTACTGTAGCTCATATCGGTGATGTCAAAAAAGGCGCCAGGCAGCTGCAGGGTTACTTTATCGTCGAGCTGGCCTTCATCCAGTTCAGCCGTTTTAATGTCCCGTATCAGTACAGGATCCTGTTCGGTTCCTGTATTTGTGGTAATGCTTTCAAGCTTTGTTTTAAAATGATTGAGTATTGCTTCCATAAAAATTTATTTGTGTTTTATGCAAATTAGTTTGCATTTAATGTCAATTAAATGGCATTTCATATCTT
This region includes:
- a CDS encoding DNA adenine methylase codes for the protein MSEILNLKTPVTYYGGKQLMVRHILPIIPEHNLYCEPFSGGAAIFFAKQPSEVEVLNDTNRELINFYRVIQNDFTSLEKEIQITLHSRDLHRKASVIYNNPDMFSELKRAWALWVLSSQGFAGQLDSNWGFDRSRNSMPKRLNNKKQSFTIDLAIRLQQVQLECADALYIINSRDSDKSFFYVDPPYFNSDMGHYDGYSIDDFEALLKLLSRIQGKFLLSSYPSVILDEYTKKNEWHTKAFEANVSVNSKAGKQKKKMEVLTANYDLNSIKNPVNS